The window GCAAAGGGAAACGTTTTCGACATGCAGGGCCGGGTCATTTACAATAGGCAGGTGAATGCAACCGGAAATGTTGCGTTCGAAATGCGTCGTGCCGGCAATTATCTGGTTCAAGCGGGTAATCAAGTGCACAGAATCAATGTAAAATAGAGCCTTGATTTCTAACTTTCTCACCCGAGATGGCAAATATTGGATATAGTTTTTTAATGGTACTGGCGGCATTTCTGTGGGGTTCCACATTTGTCGCCCAAATCGAAGGCAACGACGTCGGTCCGTTCGCATTCGTGTGCATGCGAAATTTCATCGCGACAGGTGTCCTTTTCGGACTGGCGAAGGTATTGGACAAATTCAACAAAAGCCCTAGAAAGCCGAAAACGAAAGAAGAAAATCGAGCTCTCTGGAAGGCGGGCCTGATTTGTGGACTTACGCTTTTCTTTGGGATGAACTTGCAACAGACGGGGCTTTTTCTCGGATGTTCCGCCGGAAAGGCGGGGTTCCTCACCGCGTGCTACATCATTTTCGTCCCGATTCTAAGCACATTTTTCGGCAAGAAGATTTCCCCCAAGATTTGGCTTTGCGTTGCCATTACGCTTGAAGGGCTTTACCTGCTCTGCATCAAAGAAGATTTTACCATCCAGCCATCCGATATTATCCTATTGCTTTGCGCGCTCGCCTTTGCGGCTCACATTCTCGTCGTCGGAAAGTACGGCCCTTACATGGACAATGTGAGACTTTCAGCAATACAGTTTCTCGTGGTCGCAACACTTTCCATTTTCCCGATGTTTTTCGTGGACTTGAAAGGAAATTTTGCGGGGTTTGGCACGGTGATAGACGTCTATTCGCATTTCAAGCCGTGGATTCCGCTTTTGTACGCCGCCATCCTTTCGAGCGGTGTGGCGTTCACATTGCAAATTGTCGCGCAAAACAAATTAAGGCCCACCATAGCATCGCTATTGATGAGCCTTGAATCTGTATTTTCCGTGATTTCTGGATGGGTGATGCTCGGTGAGCGATTCACCCTTCAAGAAGGAATCGGATGCGTGCTAATGTTCACCGCCGTCATCCTGGCACAAGTCAATATAAAACGCAAAGGAGATTCCCGATTAAATCGGGAATGACAAATTATTCACCATCCTTCTTGGCACGCTTTTTAATCATCACGAGCGTACCAAAAGTCAGCAGAAAACCGAATAGCAGCGAAAGTACTGCGCTGCGTGTAAAGCCTGCGACAATGTAGGTGACAAATGAAATTGCGGCTACGACAAGCACGTACGGGATTTGCGTATTGACGTGATTCACGTGATTGCATTCTGCACCCGCACTTGCCATAATCGTCGTATCCGAAATCGGAGAGCTGTGGTCTCCGCAAACGGCACCCGCCATACAAGCCGAAATCGAGATGACCATGAGGCTATAATCCACACCGCCAAATGCCGCTACGACAATCGGGA of the Fibrobacter sp. UWB2 genome contains:
- a CDS encoding DMT family transporter, producing MVLAAFLWGSTFVAQIEGNDVGPFAFVCMRNFIATGVLFGLAKVLDKFNKSPRKPKTKEENRALWKAGLICGLTLFFGMNLQQTGLFLGCSAGKAGFLTACYIIFVPILSTFFGKKISPKIWLCVAITLEGLYLLCIKEDFTIQPSDIILLLCALAFAAHILVVGKYGPYMDNVRLSAIQFLVVATLSIFPMFFVDLKGNFAGFGTVIDVYSHFKPWIPLLYAAILSSGVAFTLQIVAQNKLRPTIASLLMSLESVFSVISGWVMLGERFTLQEGIGCVLMFTAVILAQVNIKRKGDSRLNRE